In Quercus lobata isolate SW786 chromosome 12, ValleyOak3.0 Primary Assembly, whole genome shotgun sequence, a genomic segment contains:
- the LOC115970735 gene encoding protein LURP-one-related 4-like, translating into MARIYPHILTGSPYMTSEGETFTIWMKSLLYHAYGCTVFNSKGEIVYRVDNYDNKCSNEVHLMDLRGKILFTIRQKKLLAFGCWNGYRWSGSSINKEKPWFQVKKYCRMLMRDVACRITVGYDKYWIVRFANKAAFRIVDVNGDVVAEAKRKYSSSGVVLGEDVLALEVVPHMDHSLIMAFVVVYGLIRRRM; encoded by the exons ATGGCTAGGATCTATCCTCATATTCTCACTGGTTCTCCCTACATGACTTCAGAAGGAGAAACATTTACTATATGGATGAAATCACTTTTATACCATGCATATGGTTGCACTGTCTTTAATTCCAAAGGTGAGATTGTTTATCGCGTTGATAACTATGACAACAAGTGTAGCAACGAAGTTCATCTCATGGATCTACGGGGGAAAATCCTCTTTACTATACGTCAAAAG AAATTACTAGCTTTTGGATGTTGGAATGGTTATAGATGGAGCGGTTCTAGCATAAACAAGGAGAAGCCGTGGTTTCAAGTCAAAAAGTATTGCAGAATGCTCATGAGAGATGTAGCTTGTCGAATTACTGTGGGGTATGATAAATATTGGATAGTTAGATTTGCTAACAAAGCAGCATTTAGAATAGTAGACGTCAATGGAGATGTTGTTGCTGAG GCAAAGCGAAAGTATTCATCTTCTGGAGTAGTGCTGGGAGAGGATGTGTTGGCTTTGGAGGTGGTGCCTCATATGGATCATTCACTTATCATGGCTTTCGTGGTAGTGTACGGATTAATTCGTCGTAGAATGTGA